The genomic window tgttatctctGAAGTTGAGACCCACAATAAGGattttatccgatattatcttacatgggatatactgtttatgccttgaattttgtccaggtgggattggcagtaccatctctgatcctctctgccatttagcatcatttaattgtgttactgcatcatttttgtgaatatgctgctgtACTGCAATgcaactccaacatgtgtgaacacagccctaatttcactgcagagttttgcacagtgAAGTTGCAgaacctgcttctggccggtcagagatgctgaatcactcaggggattggaggatccagccacgcctcctgtgacatcacaccctgcccccccccccctctgcatcatcagcctgtgctcagcaaacatacacaatgtgagacagaggcatggaagatttgtttcctaaggtgggagagcagaaggagcaggagacaatgtgaattggcacagaggccatttttcttcacttcctggatttctatcagctaccagtgtggcagaaccgcacagatacggtaatacattatagagacatctatacaacttttaatgtacttttaatagaaaactaattttccttatgtggagttcccctttaatggcaacCATGCCTCCTAAGGGTGATGGACATCTCAATGCAATGTCGCGTTTACACATACCCTCAACCATATCTAGTTTATATACAACTTTATTCTTATAACATACAAAACCTCTGAGGATCAGAACACTATGGGGAGCAGTCTATTTCCGGTAACAGTAAGCGCTGTGGTTCATTCCCTCAGACGCAGAGCTCACAGATACTTATAGACGACTTTCTCCTCCACCGTCTGCAGTTCCAGCTTCACAGGACACTTGTACAGGTAGGACAGCAATTCTTCAGTGTAGCCAGTGAGGAAGTAGAACTTCTGAGGGGACAGCTTGCGGATCAGTATGGCGCATATCACAATCAGGTTGGCACGTCTCTTTATCACAACTTCATTGGCCAGGCAGCCGTGGAACGTACCATACATAAATCTGCGGATATAGACATCTTCTATGGTGCGTTCTGCGGCACCTTCTTCACCATCTAAGTTACCTGAAGAAGAGGCAGGACATATACCGTGAGTATAAAGCACCTGACAGTAATATATTAGTATGGCCTTCTATACAAAGAAGCTTCAATTACTAATAACTATATTTACTGTGACTCTAGCAGTCACCACCGCTAATACCGACATGCACTGAAACACAGGACCATTATACATACAGAATAGCCTCTTATAAGTCGTCTTTATAAAATTTCCTGTACGGTCAGTGATTACTGATTACTTTATATATAACGTCAATGGACTATTTCACAAGGAACCATTGTGTCACCCAAAACGGGTTCAGGTTACTTTCTGTCTATAGACCCTTTTATACAGGCCGGTTATCAGCAACCATTTCTAGGAACGATCAATTAGGTGCTAATCGGCCAGTGCCAGACTATCACACAAGAACAGGCCCACACTCGTTGGCTGAAAGATcattttacacagggagatgcccGGCTGGTaagtataataaataataataagtatttgatcacctacagTAATTCTGAAGAAGCTTCTTCAACtttgcactcattacctgtattaattgcccCTGTTTGAACttattacctgtataaaaaaatacCTGTCCACACCctcaatcaatcacactccaacctctccaccatggccaagaccaaagagaaagttgtagacctgcacaaggctgggatgggctacaggacaataggcaagcaggtTGGTGataaggcaacaactgttggcgcaattattagaaaatggaagaaacacaagatgaatGTCAATCTTCCTttatctggggctccatgcaagatctttgTCTCGTGAGGTGAGGaggattctgaaaaaggtcaggaatcagcccagaactacatgggaggacctggtcaatgacctgtaGAGAACTGGGACCACAGTGTCCAAGTCATTAGTAACACACTTTGCTGTTATAGATTAATCCTGCAGGGCacgcaaggtccccctgctcacagCAGCACATGTTCAGGTCCatttgaagttcaccaatgaccatctggatgaagCAGAGGAGGcctgggagaaggtcatgtggtcagatgagtgcaaaataaaactttttgataTCAACTCCACTCgccgtgtttggaggaagaagaaggatgagtacaacccccaagaacacagtcccaaccatgaagcatggGGGTTGAAACATCATACATCTTGGTGCTTCTCTGCTAAGGGCACAGGTCAACTGTAGTGTagaaagggaggatggatggggccaggAAGTGCAAGATATTGGCCAACAACTTCCTTCCCTCAATAAGAACACTGTAGATGGGTCATGGCTGGGTCATCCAGCGTGATCCGAAACATAGCCAGGTCAGTAAGGAGCGGCTCCGTTAGAAGCAAGTCGGGGTCCTGCAGTGGCctagtctccacacctgaacccaatagaaaatctttggaggagcTGAAACTCATCGTTACCCAgtgacagccccgaaacctgaaagatctggagaagatgtgtatggaggagcgggacacaatccctgctgcagtgtctgctaACCTGGTCAAGAACtccaggaaacgtccgacctctgtaactatAAACACAGGTTTCTGGACCAAATATTAATCCTTATTTCATGTCATAAAATGCAgaataatctatatcataaaaatcaaagtctgtctgtccgtccttcTGTCCGTCCTTCCGTCCTTCTGTCCGTCCTTCCGTCCttccgtccgtccgtccgtccgtccttccgtccgtccgtccttccgtccgtccgtccgtccttccgtccgtccgtccttccgtccgtccgtccgtccgtcctTCTGtccgtcctctatagacttccaaacgcctgaaccgtttgaccccaaatttggcacacagatacattgggtgcccgggaaggttattgcgaagttcccgtccccgccagatgtacaggaggggagggggaggggaaagagaggcgcctcatagagatgaatgggaaaatctcctcactgcaaacacaggtgatataattagctgcagcagatacggcagttggagccttagcaaccaataggattactgctttcattttcacagggagcaatggttgctagggaagctgcctcacaacatccacagaaataactggtagacccctactccatctatacagtacatgtatatacaggaccccctactccatctatacagtacatgtatacaggaccccctactccatctatacagtacatgtatatacaggaccccctactccatctatacagtacatgtatatacagggccccctactccatctatacagtacatgtatatacaggaccccctactccatctatacagtacatgtatatacaggaccccctactccatctatacagtacatgtatatacagggccccctactccatctatacagtacatgtatatacaggaccccctactccatctatacagtacatgtatatacaggaccccctacgccatctatacagtacatgtatatacagggccccctactccatctatacagtacatgtatatacaggacccctactccatctatacagtacatgtatatacaggaccccctactccatctatacagtacatgtatatacaggaccccctactccatctatacagtacatgtatatacaggaccccctactccatctatacagtacatatatatacaggaccccctactccatctatacagtacatgtatatacagggccccctactccatctatacagtacatgtatatacagggccccctactccatctatacagtacatgtatatacaggaccccctactccatctatacagtacatgtatatacaggaccccctactccatctatacagtacatgtatatacagggccccctactccatctatacagtacatgtatatacagggccccctactccatctatacagtacatatatatacagggcacaacagatataccaaactgtgactgggtaacactgctacaccagacctgaccaataccgccatactgtgctggataacactgtcataccagacctgaccaataccgccatactgtgactggataacactgccagacctgaccaataccgccatactgtgactggataacaccgccacaccagacctgaccaataccgccatactgtgactggataacactgtcataccagacctgaccaataccgccatactgtgactggataacactgtcatataagacctgactaataccgccatactgtgctggataacactgtcataccagacctgaccaataccgccatactgtgactggataacactgccataccagacctgaccaataccgacactctgtgactgaacaacactgccatacgggtaaatacaaccctgcaggtatacaggacactacaggtatacaggaccccaaaactatacactacaagtgcacgggacctccacaaaactatatactacaggtatacaggaccccaaactttacactacaggtatacaggaccccaaaactatatactaaaggtatacaggacctccaccaactatatacttcaggtatacaggacctccaccaactatatacttcaggtatacaggacctccaccaactatatacttcaggtatacaggacctccaccaactatacactacaggtatacaggaccccccactccatccatacagtacatgtatatacagggccccctactccatctatacagtacatgtatatacaggacctcctactccatctatacagtacatgtatatacaggaccccttactccaactatacaggacatgtatatacaggaccccctactccatctatacaatacatgtatatacaggtccccctactccatctatacaatacatgtatatacaggaccccctactccatctatacaggacatgtatatacagggccccctactccatctatacagtacatgtatatacagggccccctactccatctatacagaacatgtatatacaggaccccctactccatctatacagtacatgtatatacaggaccccctactccatccatacagtacatgtatatacaggaccccctactccatctatacagtacatatatatacagggcacaacagatataccaaactgtgactgggtaacactgctacaccagacctgaccaataccgccatactgtgctggataacactgtcataccagacctgaccaataccgccatactgtgactggataacactgccagacctgaccaataccgccatactgtgactggataacactgccacaccagacctgaccaataccgccatactgtgactggataacactgccacaccagacctgaccaataccgtcatactgtgactggataacactgtcataccagacctgaccaataccgccatactgtgactggataacactgtcatataagacctgcaaaacaggagtccgtggagcctcggttgcgagtctcaaaacacgggatagccagatatctctagcctgttgccacggggtgcctccatgatagggagagcaccacaccaccctgataaatagccccttaagtcccactcggttgcgagtattggaacataaatagggaaacaccagggtggcccctttttgtcaatgtctaactcaaggtgcgagcattgcgatcatgacaagggcttgccaaggcaggcttccatccacagacagccgtttcggggtttttgcccctcgtcagtgtggagtaggattctggctagttggggcaatagcaaatcgaccaacaaaacacagttatcactgaactcaaggagaacagtgaaaaaaattccaatgaagtactcaatcaagagtctccactgatgcccccaaaaatttaaatatgcaaaacaggagtccgtggagcctcggttgcgagtctcataagacctgaccaataacgccatactgtgctggataacactgtcataccagacctgaccaataccggcaaactgtgactgggtaacaccgccacaccagtcctgaccaataccaccatactgtgactggataacaccatcatatcagacctgaccgatactgccatactgtgactggataacactgctataccagacctgaccaataccaccataccgtgactggataacaccgccacaccagacctgaccaataccgccatactgtgactggataacacccccataccagacatgaccaataccgacactctgtgactgaataacactgccatacgggtaaatacaaccctgcaggtatacaggacactacaggtataaaggacctcaaaactatacactacaagtgcacgggacctccacaaaactatatactacaggtatacaggaccccaaactttacactacaggtatacaggaccccaaaactatatactacaggtatacaggacctccaccaactatatacttcaggtatacaggacctctaccaactatacactacaggtatacaggaccccaaaactatacactacaggtatacaggacctacaccaactctataatacaggtatacagcaccttcaccaactctatactacaagtatacaggaccccaaatatactataggtaaacaggaactccaccagctatatactacaggtatatcggaccccaaactatacactacaggtatacaggacctccaccaactctatactatagttatacaggaccctcaaactatttactacaggtatacaggacccccaaactatatactataggtatacaagacctccaccaattatacactacaggtatccaggaccctcaaactataaactacaggtatacaagacctccaccaactatacattacaggtatacagcaccaactatatactacaggtatacaggacccccgaattatacagtataggtatacaggaccttcaccaactgtacactgcaggtatacaggacctcccttaactatacactataggtatacagcccccccaactatgcactacagatatgcgagacccctaaaaactatacattgtgggtatacagaacctctccaactatgcactacaggtatacactaattccactgattaactcagataaaacaatacctttagcttggcctcctgggcaccttagaacaaatctaattaacacactgacactttatccccgggcagcgccgggtacattttctagtctatatcataaaaatcaaagtctgtctgtctgtccttctgtctgtctgtctgtcctctatagacttccaaacgcctgaaccgtttgaccccaaatttgtcccacagatacattgggtgcctgggaaggttattgcgaaggtcccgtccccgccagatgtacaggaggggagggggagggggaagagcgccccatagagatgaatgggaaaatctcctcactgcaaacacaggttatataattagctgcagcagacacggcagttggagccttagcaaccaataggattactgctttcattttcacagggagcaatggttgctagggaagctgcctcacaacatccacagtaataactggtagaccccctactccatccatacagtacatgtatatacaggaccccctactccatccatacagtacatgtatatacaggaccccctactccatctatacagtacatgtatatacagggccccctactccatccatacagtacatgtatatacaggaccccctactccatccatacagtacatgtatatacaggaccccctactccatctatacagtacatgtatatacagggccccctacttaatctatacagtacatgtatacagtaccccctactccatctatacagtacatgtatatacaggaccccctactccatctatacagtacatgtatatacaggaccccctactccatctatacagtacatgtatatacaggaccccctactccatctatacagtacatgtatatacaggaccccctactccatctatacagtacatgtatatacaggaccccctactccatctatacagtacatgtatatacaggaccccctactccaactatacattacatgtatatacagggcactacaggtataccaaactgtgactgggtaacactgccacaccagacccgtccaataccgccatactgtgctggataacactgtcataccagacctgaccaatacggccatactgtgactggataacaccgccacaccagacctgaccaatactgctatactgtgactggataacaccatcatatcagacctgaccaatactgccatactgtgactggataacactgctataccagacctgaccaataccaccataccgtgactggataacaccgccacaccagacctgaccaataccgccatactgtgactggataacaccgccataccagacatgaccaataccgacacactgtgactgaataacactgccatacgggtaaatacaaccctgcaggtatacaggacactacaggtatacaggaccccaaaactatacactacaggtgcacgggacctccacaaaactatatactacaggtatacaggaccccaaactttacactacaggtataaaggaccccaaaattatacactacaggtatacaggacctccaccaactatatacttcaggtatacaggacctccaccaactatacactacaggtatacaggaccccaaactatacactacaggtatacaggaccccaaaactatacacttcaggtatacaggaccccaaaactatacactataggtatacaggaactccaccaactatatactacaggtatataggacctcaaactatacactacaggtatacaggacctcaaaactatacactacaggtatacaggacctacaccaactctataatacaggtatacagcacctttaccaactctatactacaagtatacaggaccccaaatatactacaggtatacaggaactccaccagctatagactacaggtatataggactatacaaactatacactacaggtatacaggacctccaccaactctatactatagttatgcaggaccctcaaactattcactacaggtatacaggacccccgaactatatactacaggtatacaagacctccaccaattatacactacaggtatccagaaccctcaaactataaactacaggtatacaagacctccaccaactatacattacaggtatacagcaccaactatatactacaggtatataggacccaactatacagcaccaactatactacaggtatataggaccccaaactatacactacaggtatacaggacctcaaaactatacactacaggtatacaggacctacaccaactctataatacaggtatacagcaccttcaccaactctatactataagtatacaggaccccaaatatactacaggtatacaggaactccaccagctatatacttcaggtatataggacccaaactatacactacaggtatacaggacctccaccaactctatactatagttatacaggaccctgaaactattcactacaggtatacaggacccccgaactatacactacaggtatacaggaactccaccaactatatactacaggtatataggacctcaaactatacactacaggtatacaggacctcaaaactatacactacaggtatacaggacctacaccaactctatactacaggtatacaagacctccaccaattatacactacaggtatccagggcccttaaactataaactacaggtatacaagacctccatcaactacacattacaggtatacagcaccaactatatactacaggtatacaggacccccgaactatacagtacaggtatacaggaccttcaccaactgtacactgcaggtatacaggacctccctcaactatacactacaggtatacagcccccccaactacacactacaggtatacaggacccccccaactatacactataggtatacagcccccccaactatgcactacagatatgcgagacccctaaaaactatacattgtgggtatacagaacccctccaactatgcactacaggtatacactaactCCACTgcttaactcagatgaaacaatacctttagcttggcctcctgggcaccttagaacaaatctaattaacacactgacactttatatccgggcagcgccgggtacattttctagttatatatAAAGCATACAATgggattatctttttttttaatagcttcAGTCTCTTACAGATGTAGTGTATTTACAATAAATTTAACAGCTCTCTATcatttgtaggtgggaaaacttgcaaaacagGCGGTgtagcaaaaacttttttttccgcACTGTATGGCTGCACAAATAATACAGCAATCGTTCGTGTGGCCCAGCCTGGTGATTGATCATGCtggtaaaggcactgcaagcaagCATCAATCTCACTGATTCATCTGCAGCTGTATTCATACAAATATCAGTATATgtataaggactagagatgagcgaacctcgagcatgcttgagtcgatccgaacctgatcgttcggcatttgattagcggtggctgctgaagttggataaagccctaaggctatgtggaaatcatggatatagtcattggctgtatccatgttttccagacaaccttagagctttatccaagttcagcagccccagctaatcaaatacctaacgttcgggttcggattgactcgaacccgattcgctcatctctaataaggacccTAAACAAGATGCTGTAATGGCTCCCTCTCTTTCCCAGCACAGGACCACATGTAGATCCTCTTCTGTAGGGGTCCATATACATAAGTAATGTGCGGTAATCTGCGGCCTTGTGCCTTTGTACAGCTACTGAACTTCCTTGTGGTCCTAAGGTAACTTACAGTATGGGCAGCCCTTATATATCAAACAACACATTG from Dendropsophus ebraccatus isolate aDenEbr1 chromosome 1, aDenEbr1.pat, whole genome shotgun sequence includes these protein-coding regions:
- the MRPS24 gene encoding small ribosomal subunit protein uS3m codes for the protein MRRSRVSSLRMTLWYIPKMAAPMCSAVSLLQVLLRGLEGAAPRHCQIRCIQTSSVCLKNRAARVRVGKGDKPVTYEEAHPPHYIAHRKGWLSQHTSNLDGEEGAAERTIEDVYIRRFMYGTFHGCLANEVVIKRRANLIVICAILIRKLSPQKFYFLTGYTEELLSYLYKCPVKLELQTVEEKVVYKYL